A window of Leclercia adecarboxylata contains these coding sequences:
- the glnS gene encoding glutamine--tRNA ligase, producing the protein MSEAEARPSNFIRQIIDEDLATGKHTTVHTRFPPEPNGYLHIGHAKSICLNFGIAQDYQGQCNLRFDDTNPVKEDIEYVESIKNDVQWLGFNWSGDICYSSDYFDQLYAYAVELINKGLAYVDELSADEIREYRGSLTAPGKNSPYRDRSVEENLALFEKMRAGGFEEGKACLRAKIDMASPFIVMRDPVLYRIKFADHHQTGSKWCIYPMYDFTHCISDALEGITHSLCTLEFQDNRRLYDWVLDNISIPVHPRQYEFSRLNLEYTVMSKRKLNLLVTDKHVEGWDDPRMPTISGLRRRGYTAASIREFCKRIGVTKQDNTIEMASLESCIREDLNDNAPRAMAVIDPVKLVIENYPQGESELVTMPNHPSKPEMGSRDVPFSAEIWIDRADFREEANKQYKRLVMGKEVRLRNAYVIKAERVEKDAEGNITTIFCTYDAETLSKDPADGRKVKGVIHWVSAAHALPVEIRLYDRLFSVPNPGAVEDFLEVINQDSLVIKQGFAEPSLKDAVAGNAYQFEREGYFCLDSRYATADKLVFNRTVGLRDTWAKVGE; encoded by the coding sequence ATGAGTGAGGCTGAAGCCCGCCCGAGCAACTTTATCCGTCAGATCATTGATGAAGATCTGGCCACTGGTAAGCACACCACAGTTCATACCCGTTTTCCGCCGGAGCCGAACGGCTACCTGCATATTGGTCATGCGAAATCGATCTGCCTGAACTTCGGCATCGCGCAGGACTACCAGGGTCAATGCAACCTGCGTTTCGATGACACCAACCCGGTGAAAGAAGATATCGAATACGTAGAGTCCATTAAGAACGACGTGCAATGGTTGGGCTTCAACTGGTCTGGCGACATCTGCTACTCCTCTGACTATTTTGACCAGCTGTACGCCTATGCCGTAGAGCTGATCAACAAAGGGCTGGCCTACGTTGACGAGCTTTCCGCTGATGAGATCCGCGAATACCGCGGTTCCCTGACCGCGCCGGGCAAAAACAGCCCGTACCGCGATCGCAGCGTGGAAGAGAACCTGGCGCTGTTTGAAAAAATGCGTGCCGGTGGCTTCGAAGAGGGTAAAGCCTGTCTGCGTGCCAAAATCGACATGGCGTCGCCGTTTATCGTGATGCGCGATCCGGTGCTGTACCGCATTAAGTTTGCCGATCATCACCAGACCGGCAGCAAGTGGTGCATCTATCCGATGTACGACTTCACCCACTGCATCAGCGATGCGCTGGAAGGCATTACGCACTCCTTATGCACGCTGGAGTTCCAGGACAACCGTCGCCTGTACGACTGGGTGCTGGATAACATCTCCATCCCGGTTCATCCGCGTCAGTACGAGTTCTCTCGTCTGAATCTGGAATATACCGTGATGTCCAAGCGTAAGCTGAACCTGCTGGTTACCGACAAGCACGTTGAAGGCTGGGATGACCCGCGTATGCCGACCATCTCTGGCCTGCGTCGTCGTGGCTATACCGCTGCCTCCATCCGTGAGTTCTGCAAACGCATTGGCGTGACCAAGCAGGACAACACCATCGAGATGGCGTCGCTGGAATCCTGTATTCGCGAAGATCTGAACGACAATGCGCCGCGCGCTATGGCCGTTATCGATCCGGTAAAACTGGTTATCGAGAACTACCCGCAGGGTGAAAGCGAGTTGGTGACCATGCCAAATCATCCGAGCAAGCCGGAGATGGGCAGCCGTGACGTACCGTTCAGCGCCGAAATCTGGATCGATCGCGCTGACTTCCGCGAAGAAGCGAACAAGCAGTACAAACGTCTGGTGATGGGCAAAGAAGTGCGTCTGCGTAATGCCTATGTGATTAAAGCAGAGCGCGTCGAAAAAGACGCAGAAGGCAATATCACCACCATTTTCTGCACCTACGATGCCGAAACCCTGAGCAAAGATCCTGCCGATGGTCGCAAGGTGAAGGGCGTGATCCACTGGGTGAGCGCAGCACATGCGCTGCCGGTTGAAATCCGTCTGTACGATCGTCTGTTCAGCGTGCCAAACCCGGGTGCCGTAGAGGACTTCCTGGAAGTCATTAACCAGGATTCGCTGGTAATCAAACAGGGCTTTGCTGAGCCATCCCTGAAAGACGCCGTCGCCGGTAATGCGTACCAGTTTGAGCGTGAAGGTTACTTCTGCCTCGACAGCCGCTACGCCACTGCGGATAAACTGGTATTTAACCGTACCGTTGGTCTGCGTGATACCTGGGCGAAAGTCGGTGAATAA
- the chiP gene encoding chitoporin ChiP has product MRAFSGKRSALALAIAGVTAMSGWMVSPKAQAEGFIDDSTLTGGVYYWQRERDRKDVEADKYKTNLAHSTWNANLDFQSGYAADMFGLDLAAFTAIEMAENGDSGHPNEIAFSSSNKAYKEDWSGDKSGISLYKAAAKFKYGPVWARGGWLQPTGQTLIAPHWSFMPGTYQGAEAGVNFDYGDSGALSFSYMWTNEYKAPWHLEMDKFYQNDRKTRVDYLHSFGAKYDFKNNLILEAAFGQAEGFIDQYFAKASYKFDIVGGPLSTSYQFYGTRDKADSGTVNDIYDGTAWLQALTLGYKVGQVDLRLEGTYVKAEGQQGYFLQRMTPTYASSNGRLDVWWDNRSDFNANDEKAVFFGAMYDLSNWNLAGWSVGASYVYAWDAKPADWLINSAGQRENIASNKIKESAYSLDAIYTLQEGRAKGTMFKLHFTQYDNHSDIPSYGGGYGNIFQDERDVKFMVIAPFTIF; this is encoded by the coding sequence ATGCGTGCGTTTAGTGGCAAACGTAGTGCGCTTGCGCTGGCTATTGCCGGTGTTACAGCAATGTCAGGCTGGATGGTTTCTCCGAAAGCCCAGGCCGAAGGTTTCATTGATGATTCAACCCTCACGGGCGGTGTCTATTACTGGCAGCGTGAACGTGACCGCAAAGATGTCGAGGCGGATAAATACAAAACCAACCTGGCGCACTCCACCTGGAACGCCAATCTTGATTTCCAGTCCGGCTATGCCGCCGACATGTTCGGTCTTGATTTAGCGGCCTTTACCGCCATTGAAATGGCGGAAAACGGCGACAGCGGCCACCCGAACGAAATTGCCTTCTCCTCCAGCAACAAAGCCTACAAAGAAGACTGGTCCGGCGATAAGAGCGGAATCAGCCTGTATAAAGCGGCTGCAAAATTCAAATACGGTCCGGTGTGGGCGCGCGGCGGCTGGCTGCAACCAACCGGCCAGACCCTGATAGCACCGCACTGGAGCTTTATGCCGGGTACATACCAGGGCGCGGAAGCCGGGGTGAACTTTGACTACGGTGACAGCGGGGCGCTGAGCTTCTCGTATATGTGGACCAACGAGTACAAAGCGCCATGGCACCTCGAGATGGATAAGTTCTATCAGAATGACAGAAAGACCCGCGTCGATTATCTCCACTCCTTTGGGGCGAAGTACGATTTCAAAAATAACCTGATTCTGGAAGCCGCTTTTGGTCAGGCTGAAGGCTTTATCGATCAGTACTTTGCCAAAGCCAGCTACAAGTTCGACATTGTGGGTGGGCCACTCTCTACCAGCTATCAGTTCTACGGCACACGTGATAAAGCCGACAGCGGCACTGTGAATGATATCTACGACGGCACGGCATGGCTGCAGGCGCTGACTCTGGGTTACAAAGTCGGTCAGGTCGATTTACGTCTGGAAGGGACTTACGTGAAAGCGGAAGGCCAGCAGGGCTATTTCCTGCAGCGTATGACTCCAACCTACGCGTCCTCCAACGGTCGTCTGGACGTGTGGTGGGATAACCGCTCCGACTTCAACGCCAATGACGAAAAAGCGGTCTTCTTCGGGGCGATGTACGACCTGAGTAACTGGAACCTGGCAGGCTGGAGCGTCGGTGCCTCTTATGTCTATGCATGGGACGCAAAACCAGCAGACTGGCTGATCAACAGCGCTGGCCAGCGTGAAAATATCGCCTCTAACAAGATCAAAGAGTCGGCCTACAGTCTGGATGCGATCTATACCCTGCAGGAGGGTCGCGCGAAGGGAACCATGTTCAAACTGCACTTCACGCAGTATGACAACCACTCCGACATCCCGAGCTACGGCGGCGGTTACGGCAACATCTTCCAGGATGAGCGTGACGTGAAGTTTATGGTTATCGCCCCGTTCACCATCTTCTGA
- the chiQ gene encoding ChiQ/YbfN family lipoprotein, which translates to MKKIVLVALLASGLTACAQPQTQKEDTRLKEAYSACINTAEGSPEKIEACQSVLNVLRQEKAHEQFATQETVRVADYQACIMARKTGNNQAVTKNCDKIWQEIRSNNAK; encoded by the coding sequence TTGAAAAAAATCGTACTGGTCGCGCTGTTGGCATCAGGACTGACCGCCTGCGCACAACCGCAGACCCAGAAAGAAGACACCCGTCTTAAAGAGGCCTACAGCGCCTGTATCAATACCGCCGAAGGCTCGCCAGAAAAAATCGAAGCCTGCCAGAGCGTGCTGAACGTGCTGCGCCAGGAGAAAGCGCACGAACAGTTTGCGACCCAGGAGACCGTGAGAGTGGCCGATTACCAGGCCTGTATAATGGCGCGCAAAACAGGTAACAATCAGGCCGTCACCAAAAACTGCGACAAGATCTGGCAAGAAATCCGCAGCAACAACGCGAAGTAA
- the fur gene encoding ferric iron uptake transcriptional regulator produces MTDNNTALKKAGLKVTLPRLKILEVLQGPDNHHVSAEDLYKRLIDMGEEIGLATVYRVLNQFDDAGIVTRHNFEGGKSVFELTQQHHHDHLICLDCGKVIEFSDDSIESRQREIAARHGIRLTNHSLYLYGHCAEGDCREDDHAHDAK; encoded by the coding sequence ATGACTGACAACAACACCGCATTAAAGAAGGCCGGACTGAAAGTCACGCTTCCACGGTTAAAAATCCTGGAAGTGCTTCAGGGTCCGGATAACCATCATGTCAGTGCGGAAGACTTATACAAGCGTCTGATCGACATGGGCGAAGAGATTGGTCTGGCTACCGTTTACCGTGTACTGAACCAGTTCGACGATGCAGGCATCGTTACGCGTCATAATTTCGAAGGCGGTAAATCCGTATTTGAACTGACGCAGCAGCATCACCACGATCACCTGATTTGCCTGGACTGCGGCAAAGTGATCGAATTCAGCGACGACTCTATCGAATCACGTCAGCGTGAAATTGCCGCTCGTCATGGCATTCGTTTGACCAACCACAGCCTGTACCTGTATGGCCACTGCGCCGAAGGTGACTGCCGCGAAGATGACCACGCGCACGACGCGAAATAA
- the fldA gene encoding flavodoxin FldA yields the protein MAIIGIFFGSDTGNTENIAKNIQKQLGKDVADVHDIAKSSKEDIEGYDILLLGIPTWYYGEAQCDWDDFFPSLEEIDFNGKLVALFGCGDQEDYAEYFCDALGTIRDIIEPRGAVIVGHWPTAGYHFEASKGLADDNNFVGLAIDEDRQPELTAERVEKWVKQVREELHLDDILNA from the coding sequence ATGGCAATCATCGGCATTTTTTTCGGCAGCGACACGGGTAACACCGAAAATATCGCAAAAAACATTCAAAAACAGCTAGGTAAAGACGTTGCCGATGTGCATGACATTGCGAAAAGCAGCAAAGAAGATATCGAAGGTTACGATATCCTGCTGCTGGGCATCCCTACCTGGTACTACGGTGAAGCGCAGTGCGACTGGGACGACTTCTTCCCGTCTCTGGAAGAGATTGACTTCAACGGTAAACTGGTTGCCCTATTCGGTTGTGGCGATCAGGAAGACTACGCAGAGTACTTCTGCGATGCGCTGGGCACCATCCGCGATATCATTGAGCCACGCGGCGCCGTCATCGTCGGCCACTGGCCAACTGCCGGTTACCACTTCGAAGCCTCCAAAGGGCTGGCCGATGATAACAACTTTGTTGGTCTTGCTATCGACGAAGATCGCCAGCCGGAACTGACCGCTGAGCGTGTAGAGAAATGGGTGAAGCAGGTCCGCGAAGAGTTACACCTCGACGATATTCTTAATGCCTGA
- the ybfE gene encoding LexA regulated protein produces MAKEHTDRTTIDLFANERRPGRPKTNPLSRDEQLRINKRNQLKRDKSRGLKRVELKLNAEAVDALNELANARDISRSELIEEMLILQLEKWHGKA; encoded by the coding sequence ATGGCCAAAGAACACACGGACCGCACGACAATAGATCTGTTCGCGAATGAGCGTCGCCCGGGACGACCGAAAACCAATCCGCTTTCGCGTGATGAACAGCTGCGCATTAATAAGCGCAATCAGCTTAAACGCGATAAAAGCCGCGGGCTTAAACGCGTCGAGCTGAAACTGAATGCTGAAGCCGTCGATGCGCTGAACGAGCTGGCGAACGCCCGTGATATCAGCCGCAGTGAGCTTATTGAAGAGATGCTGATTTTGCAGCTCGAGAAATGGCACGGTAAAGCGTAA
- the ybfF gene encoding esterase, whose protein sequence is MKLNTRAQSAQSPHNNSPIVLVHGLFGSLDNLGVLARDLVTDHALLQVDMRNHGLSTRSAQMTYADMAQDLLDTLNEHNIEKAILIGHSMGGKAVMALTALAPERIAGLVVIDVAPVNYDVRRHDEIFAAINAVTDAGVSTRQQAAALMREHLHEEGVVQFLLKSFVDGEWRFNVPVLWDQYDHIVGWETVPAWPHPTLFITGGNSPYVTEAYRDALLAQFPQARAHVIAGAGHWVHAEKPDAVLRAIRRYLADIEN, encoded by the coding sequence ATGAAATTGAATACCCGAGCGCAATCTGCACAATCGCCGCACAATAATTCTCCCATCGTCCTGGTGCATGGCTTGTTTGGAAGCCTGGATAACCTTGGCGTGCTGGCAAGAGATCTGGTAACCGATCACGCGCTGCTGCAGGTTGATATGCGCAACCACGGCCTGTCGACGCGCTCGGCGCAGATGACCTATGCCGACATGGCGCAGGATCTGCTGGACACGCTGAATGAACACAACATCGAAAAAGCGATCCTGATCGGCCACTCAATGGGCGGCAAAGCGGTGATGGCCCTGACGGCCCTGGCGCCAGAGCGTATTGCCGGCCTGGTAGTCATCGACGTGGCGCCCGTGAATTATGACGTGCGCCGCCACGATGAGATCTTCGCCGCCATTAACGCCGTGACGGACGCTGGCGTCAGTACCCGCCAGCAGGCGGCGGCGCTGATGCGTGAGCATCTGCACGAAGAAGGCGTGGTGCAGTTCCTGCTGAAATCCTTTGTTGATGGCGAATGGCGCTTCAACGTGCCGGTGCTGTGGGATCAGTATGACCATATCGTCGGCTGGGAGACGGTGCCGGCGTGGCCGCACCCGACCCTCTTTATCACCGGCGGCAACTCGCCTTATGTGACCGAAGCGTATCGTGACGCCCTGCTGGCGCAATTCCCCCAGGCGCGTGCGCACGTGATTGCCGGAGCCGGACACTGGGTTCATGCCGAAAAACCGGACGCGGTGCTGCGCGCCATCCGTCGCTACCTCGCAGATATCGAAAATTGA
- the seqA gene encoding replication initiation negative regulator SeqA, which produces MKTIEVDDELYQYIASQTRHIGESASDILRRMLKIAAASQSAAPAIKETRQPVAVAQEKPLSPVKDKVRAMRELLLSDEYAEQKKAVNRFMLVLTTLYSLDNNAFADATESLHGRTRVYFAGDEQTLLQNGNQTKPKHLPGTPYWVITNTNTGRKRSMIEHIMQSMQFPVELIDKVCGTI; this is translated from the coding sequence ATGAAAACAATCGAAGTTGATGACGAACTCTATCAGTATATCGCCAGCCAGACGCGGCATATCGGTGAGAGCGCGTCCGACATTTTACGGCGCATGCTGAAAATTGCCGCCGCCTCGCAGTCTGCCGCTCCAGCCATCAAAGAGACGCGCCAGCCTGTTGCTGTCGCGCAGGAAAAGCCGCTGTCGCCTGTAAAAGACAAAGTGCGTGCGATGCGCGAATTGCTGCTTTCTGACGAATACGCTGAGCAGAAGAAAGCAGTTAACCGCTTTATGCTGGTGCTGACTACACTCTATTCACTGGATAACAACGCGTTTGCCGATGCGACGGAATCCCTGCATGGCCGTACCCGCGTCTATTTCGCGGGTGACGAGCAGACGCTGTTACAGAATGGCAATCAAACTAAACCCAAGCACCTGCCTGGTACGCCGTACTGGGTGATCACCAATACCAATACCGGACGTAAGCGCAGCATGATCGAACACATCATGCAGTCGATGCAGTTCCCGGTGGAATTGATTGATAAGGTTTGCGGTACTATCTAA
- the pgm gene encoding phosphoglucomutase (alpha-D-glucose-1,6-bisphosphate-dependent), protein MANHNRAGQPAQQSDLINVAQLTAQYYVLKPEVGNAEHAVKFGTSGHRGSAVRHSFNEPHILAIAQAIAEERAKNGVTGPCYVGKDTHALSEPAFISVLEVLAANGVDVVIQENNGYTPTPAVSNAILVHNQKGGAQADGIVITPSHNPPEDGGIKYNPPNGGPADTNVTKVVEDRANALLADGLKGVKRISLDEAMASGHVKEQDLVQPFVEGLADIVDMAAIQKAGLKLGVDPLGGSGIEYWKRIAEHYKLDLTIVNDHVDQTFRFMHLDKDGAIRMDCSSECAMAGLLALRDKFDLAFANDPDYDRHGIVTPAGLMNPNHYLAVAINYLFQHRPQWGAEVAVGKTLVSSAMIDRVVNDLGRKLVEVPVGFKWFVDGLFDGSFGFGGEESAGASFLRFNGTPWSTDKDGIIMCLLAAEITAVTGKNPQEHYDDLAARFGAPSYNRLQASATSAQKAALSKLSPEMVSASTLAGDPITARLTAAPGNGASIGGLKVMTENGWFAARPSGTEDAYKIYCESFLGAEHRQQIEKEAVEIVSEVLKNA, encoded by the coding sequence ATGGCAAATCACAATCGTGCGGGACAACCTGCACAACAGAGCGATTTGATTAACGTCGCTCAGCTTACCGCGCAGTACTATGTGCTGAAGCCGGAAGTGGGTAACGCAGAACACGCAGTTAAGTTTGGAACATCCGGCCACCGCGGCAGTGCGGTTCGCCACAGCTTTAACGAGCCGCATATTCTGGCCATTGCCCAGGCCATCGCGGAAGAGCGCGCCAAAAATGGCGTCACCGGTCCGTGCTACGTGGGTAAAGATACCCACGCCCTGTCAGAGCCTGCTTTTATTTCCGTCCTGGAAGTGCTGGCCGCTAACGGCGTGGACGTCGTGATTCAGGAAAACAACGGCTATACGCCGACCCCTGCCGTTTCTAACGCCATTCTGGTGCATAACCAGAAGGGCGGAGCGCAGGCTGACGGCATTGTCATTACGCCGTCCCACAACCCGCCTGAAGATGGCGGCATCAAATACAATCCACCGAATGGCGGCCCGGCTGACACCAACGTCACCAAAGTGGTAGAAGATCGTGCCAATGCCCTGCTGGCCGACGGCCTGAAAGGCGTGAAGCGTATCTCCCTGGATGAAGCGATGGCCTCCGGCCACGTGAAAGAGCAGGATCTGGTGCAGCCGTTCGTGGAAGGGCTGGCGGATATCGTCGATATGGCGGCAATCCAGAAAGCCGGGCTTAAACTGGGTGTCGACCCGCTCGGCGGTTCCGGTATCGAATACTGGAAACGTATTGCGGAGCACTACAAGCTGGATCTGACCATCGTTAACGATCACGTCGATCAGACCTTCCGCTTTATGCACCTGGATAAAGACGGCGCAATCCGTATGGACTGCTCCTCCGAGTGCGCGATGGCCGGTCTGCTGGCGCTGCGCGACAAGTTCGACCTCGCGTTTGCCAACGACCCGGATTATGACCGTCACGGCATCGTGACCCCTGCGGGTCTGATGAACCCGAACCACTATCTGGCCGTAGCGATCAACTACCTGTTCCAGCATCGTCCACAGTGGGGCGCAGAGGTTGCCGTAGGTAAGACGCTGGTCTCTTCCGCGATGATCGACCGCGTGGTTAACGACCTCGGCCGCAAGCTGGTGGAAGTGCCGGTTGGCTTCAAGTGGTTTGTTGACGGTCTGTTCGACGGCAGCTTCGGCTTTGGCGGCGAAGAGAGCGCCGGGGCTTCCTTCCTGCGCTTCAACGGCACCCCGTGGTCCACCGATAAAGACGGCATCATCATGTGCCTGCTGGCGGCGGAAATCACCGCCGTCACCGGGAAGAATCCGCAGGAGCACTACGACGATCTGGCCGCCCGTTTCGGTGCCCCGAGCTACAACCGTCTGCAGGCTTCTGCCACATCCGCCCAGAAAGCGGCCCTGTCTAAGCTTTCACCGGAAATGGTCAGCGCCAGCACCCTGGCAGGTGATCCGATCACCGCGCGTCTGACCGCTGCTCCGGGTAACGGCGCATCAATTGGCGGCCTGAAGGTGATGACCGAGAACGGCTGGTTCGCGGCGCGCCCATCCGGTACGGAAGATGCGTACAAAATCTACTGCGAAAGCTTCCTTGGCGCAGAACACCGCCAGCAGATTGAGAAAGAAGCGGTAGAGATTGTCAGCGAAGTGCTGAAGAACGCGTAA
- the kdpE gene encoding two-component system response regulator KdpE, whose product MINVLIVEDELAISRFLRAALEGEGLRVHDAGTLQRGLIEAATRKPDLVILDLGLPDGDGLDFIREVRQWSQMPIIVLSARLEETDKIAALDAGADDYLSKPFGIGELQARLRVALRRHATTAPVDPVYTFSDIRVDLASRRIQRGEAEIHLTPIEFRLLAVLLNNHGKVLTQRQLLSQVWGPNAVEHSHYLRIYMGHLRQKLETDPARPQHLLTETGIGYRFML is encoded by the coding sequence GTGATTAACGTCCTGATTGTTGAAGATGAACTCGCCATCAGCCGTTTTCTGCGCGCCGCGCTGGAGGGTGAAGGGTTGCGCGTCCACGATGCCGGGACGCTGCAGCGGGGCCTGATTGAAGCCGCCACCCGCAAGCCGGATCTGGTGATCCTCGATCTCGGTCTGCCGGACGGAGACGGCCTCGATTTCATCCGCGAAGTGCGCCAGTGGAGCCAGATGCCGATCATCGTGCTCTCCGCCCGTCTGGAAGAGACCGACAAAATTGCCGCCCTTGATGCCGGTGCCGACGACTACCTCAGCAAGCCGTTTGGCATTGGCGAGCTGCAGGCACGTCTGCGCGTCGCCCTGCGCCGCCACGCAACAACCGCCCCCGTCGACCCGGTGTATACCTTTTCCGATATTCGCGTCGATCTGGCCTCACGGCGTATCCAGCGGGGTGAGGCGGAAATCCATCTGACGCCCATTGAATTTCGCCTGCTGGCGGTGCTGCTCAACAATCACGGTAAAGTCCTCACCCAACGCCAGCTGTTAAGCCAGGTGTGGGGACCGAATGCGGTGGAGCACAGTCACTACCTGCGCATCTATATGGGGCATCTTCGTCAGAAGCTGGAGACCGATCCCGCGCGCCCACAACACCTGCTAACCGAAACAGGGATTGGCTACCGCTTTATGCTTTGA